From the genome of Geobacter sp. SVR, one region includes:
- a CDS encoding DUF748 domain-containing protein has translation MTENHEHEPGRRTFRTGPAKILKWVAGILGGMLLFLFIASFFLDEPLRRITEKKLNSSLKDYTVRLPSVHLQLIGLSVTVKDATIIQKAHPEPAIAFLPVLSASVHWREILSGKLVAEIAFDQPRLNIDLPQLRTEAASKTPLGKRGWQQAIQAVYPLKINRIRVSDASITYIDQDPKRPLRLTHLNFQAGNIRNIHLPDKVYPSDFHLDTTIFGTGHGSIDGRANFLAEPYLGLKGNFKLEKIPVDYFKPILARSNIRIEGGALTCTGNAEYAPTITKAHIEALEIQGLKADYVHSAGTAAKEHQRAKTGKKAAKEVSNKPGMVLRIDRLRLSESTFGMVNEEAKVPYRLFLEEAEVRLNNLSNHFSEGPADAQLRGKFMGSGATHATAKFRPEKNGPDLDLYLKIDNTRLKSLNNLLRTYGNFDVSAGEFSLVTELHVKNNVVSGYIKPFFRDMKVYDRRQDKEKGAFRKMYEMLVGGVAKLLKNKPREEVATKAEIAGPLENPKTSSWQLVVELVKNAFFKAILPTFEREVSGAKSKGTKD, from the coding sequence ATGACGGAAAATCATGAGCACGAGCCCGGCAGACGCACCTTCCGCACCGGGCCGGCAAAGATTCTGAAATGGGTGGCGGGTATTCTGGGGGGGATGCTGCTGTTCCTGTTCATCGCCTCGTTCTTTCTGGACGAGCCGCTGCGCAGGATCACGGAAAAAAAGCTCAACAGCAGCCTCAAGGATTACACCGTCCGCCTCCCTTCCGTACATCTGCAACTGATCGGCCTGAGCGTTACCGTGAAGGATGCAACCATAATCCAGAAGGCACACCCTGAACCTGCCATCGCATTCCTGCCGGTGCTGAGCGCCAGCGTCCACTGGCGGGAGATCCTGTCCGGCAAACTGGTGGCGGAAATAGCCTTCGACCAGCCGCGCCTGAACATCGACCTGCCGCAGCTGCGCACGGAAGCAGCCAGCAAGACTCCCCTGGGAAAACGCGGCTGGCAGCAGGCAATCCAGGCGGTCTATCCTCTCAAGATCAACCGGATCCGGGTCAGCGACGCGAGCATCACCTATATCGATCAGGATCCCAAACGACCGCTCAGACTGACCCATCTCAATTTTCAGGCCGGCAACATCCGCAATATCCATCTGCCTGACAAGGTCTACCCGTCGGACTTCCACCTGGACACGACCATCTTCGGCACCGGTCACGGCAGCATCGACGGCAGGGCCAATTTCCTGGCAGAGCCCTATCTTGGTCTGAAAGGGAATTTCAAACTCGAGAAAATACCGGTCGATTACTTCAAGCCGATTCTGGCGCGGTCCAATATCAGGATCGAGGGGGGCGCCCTCACGTGCACCGGCAATGCCGAGTATGCCCCCACCATAACCAAGGCCCATATCGAAGCATTGGAAATCCAGGGGCTGAAGGCAGATTACGTCCATTCCGCAGGCACGGCGGCAAAGGAACATCAACGCGCCAAAACCGGCAAGAAAGCGGCCAAGGAGGTAAGCAACAAGCCGGGCATGGTGCTGCGAATCGACCGCCTGCGCCTGTCGGAAAGCACGTTCGGCATGGTGAACGAAGAGGCCAAGGTGCCGTACCGTCTCTTTCTGGAGGAGGCCGAGGTCCGTCTGAACAACCTCTCCAATCATTTTTCCGAAGGCCCTGCCGATGCACAGCTGCGGGGAAAATTCATGGGCAGCGGTGCCACACATGCAACAGCGAAATTCCGGCCCGAGAAAAACGGGCCCGACCTTGATCTGTACCTGAAAATCGACAATACGCGACTGAAGTCGCTGAACAACCTGCTGCGCACGTATGGCAATTTCGACGTAAGCGCGGGAGAATTTTCACTGGTAACCGAGCTGCATGTCAAAAACAACGTCGTCTCAGGCTATATCAAGCCGTTCTTCAGGGATATGAAGGTATACGACAGGCGTCAGGACAAGGAAAAGGGTGCCTTCCGCAAGATGTACGAAATGCTGGTGGGAGGAGTGGCCAAACTGCTCAAGAACAAGCCGCGGGAAGAGGTGGCAACCAAGGCGGAAATCGCCGGGCCGCTGGAAAATCCGAAAACCAGCTCCTGGCAACTGGTCGTGGAGCTGGTCAAAAATGCATTTTTCAAGGCCATTCTTCCCACCTTCGAACGGGAAGTAAGCGGGGCGAAAAGCAAAGGGACCAAAGATTGA
- a CDS encoding response regulator transcription factor, with protein sequence MTMPKNVLIADDHAIFREGLKQVIATTVDMTVTDEAANGQEVLSKVREKEYDMLILDISMPGRSGIDVLTEIRSIKPKLPVLVLSMHPEEQYALRAYKAGACGYLTKGGPLQELIEALHKVALGKKYVSPTLAETLVSDLNNPSQEELYKCLSNREFQVLCMIASGKPVSVIAGELSLSVKTISTYRTFILRKLNMRNNAELTRYAIENKLV encoded by the coding sequence ATGACCATGCCCAAAAATGTATTGATAGCGGACGACCACGCCATTTTCCGTGAAGGCCTCAAACAGGTGATCGCCACCACGGTGGACATGACCGTAACGGACGAGGCTGCAAATGGGCAGGAGGTGCTCAGCAAGGTCAGGGAGAAAGAATACGACATGCTGATACTGGACATTTCCATGCCCGGCAGAAGCGGCATCGACGTTCTTACCGAGATCCGGAGCATCAAACCGAAACTCCCCGTTCTGGTCCTGAGCATGCATCCCGAAGAGCAGTACGCACTGCGCGCCTACAAGGCGGGGGCGTGCGGGTACCTGACCAAGGGGGGGCCTCTGCAGGAGTTGATCGAGGCACTGCACAAGGTGGCCCTGGGCAAGAAGTATGTCAGCCCCACCCTTGCCGAGACACTCGTTTCGGATCTCAACAACCCATCCCAGGAAGAGCTGTACAAGTGCCTTTCCAACAGGGAATTCCAGGTACTGTGCATGATCGCCTCGGGCAAACCGGTCAGCGTCATTGCCGGCGAACTGTCCCTGAGCGTCAAAACCATCAGCACCTATCGGACCTTCATCCTGCGCAAGCTGAACATGCGCAACAACGCCGAACTCACCCGCTATGCCATAGAGAACAAACTGGTGTAG
- a CDS encoding DUF2959 family protein produces MKYAVNTVAVIASMMLAGLTGLSGCATTGMERSVKATDAMQVVENDYKQINSQVDVTNSSLQDLISPNQTDMKRALEYYKTNVDKMEKLAKDLEKNTDKMASEGLNYFTEWEKQGNTYTDPQFRDISEKRRTEQRNNFTKIPEASADSRRAIQTYVADAKNIHKYLSNDLTPKGVEAVTPLAKKTIQEGEEVKTATKPVVATIDRTRNAMAQGGMASGAAAGAAAGGQVPESKPVEQQQQPQPKSQE; encoded by the coding sequence ATGAAATACGCTGTAAATACAGTCGCAGTCATCGCAAGTATGATGCTGGCCGGGTTGACAGGTCTGTCGGGTTGCGCAACTACCGGAATGGAGCGCTCGGTAAAGGCAACGGATGCCATGCAGGTGGTGGAGAACGACTACAAACAGATCAATTCGCAGGTCGACGTGACCAACTCATCGCTGCAGGACCTCATCAGCCCCAACCAGACCGACATGAAACGAGCTTTGGAGTACTACAAGACAAATGTCGACAAGATGGAAAAACTGGCAAAGGATCTGGAAAAAAATACCGACAAGATGGCTTCTGAAGGCTTGAACTACTTCACCGAATGGGAAAAACAGGGGAATACCTACACCGATCCGCAGTTCAGGGATATCAGCGAGAAACGTCGCACCGAACAGCGCAATAATTTCACCAAGATCCCCGAGGCCAGCGCCGATTCGAGGAGAGCCATCCAGACCTATGTCGCCGATGCCAAGAACATCCATAAATACCTCTCCAACGACCTCACTCCCAAAGGGGTAGAGGCAGTCACTCCGCTTGCCAAGAAGACGATTCAGGAGGGGGAAGAGGTTAAAACGGCAACCAAGCCGGTGGTGGCCACGATCGATCGCACCAGAAATGCCATGGCTCAGGGCGGCATGGCCAGCGGAGCTGCAGCAGGAGCCGCAGCAGGCGGCCAAGTGCCGGAAAGCAAACCCGTTGAACAACAACAGCAGCCGCAACCCAAGAGCCAAGAGTGA
- the treZ gene encoding malto-oligosyltrehalose trehalohydrolase gives MAAIIWRPDVGANFIEGEGTRFRVWAPKARSVSVRILSGETDAADIPLQQEQSGYFSATISGVEAGDRYLYLPDQGPARPDPASRFQPEGVHGASQVIDPLRFEWQDREWRGRPLEEYVIYELHIGTFSREGSFTAAIDSLDRLKDLGITAIELMPVAQFPGERNWGYDGVYPFAPQNSYGGPEGLKRLIDACHARGMAVILDVVYNHLGPEGNYLGEFGFYFTERYRTPWGDAINFDGPWSDPVRSFFIQNALYWINEFHVDALRLDAIHGIYDFGACHFLQQLAGEMHRHRETLGREIHVIAESDLNDARVITPPDHGGYGLDAQWNDDFHHALHALLTGEKRGYYCDFGGLGQLARALREGFVFSGQHSAYRLRRHGNSSRERSPSQFVVFAQNHDQVGNRMQGDRLSSVLPPATLMLAAGVVLTSPYIPLIFMGEEYGETAPFQYFVSHSDPALIEAVRTGRRAEFSSFGEQGQAPDPQAEETFLCSKIDPSLRLQGTHRLVYRFYRTLLGLRCRIPAWRAFDRGSIRASCDEGKRLLTLERHAGESALLCLYNFSDTPRETDVGFAPGTWRLILDSSAPEWGGAGRLENRAFFGADGTAITITIDAFSLMLYCRNYEEQP, from the coding sequence ATGGCTGCGATCATTTGGCGCCCCGATGTAGGCGCCAATTTCATCGAGGGAGAGGGAACCCGTTTCAGGGTCTGGGCCCCCAAGGCCCGTTCCGTTTCGGTCCGGATCCTTTCCGGAGAAACGGACGCGGCCGACATACCCCTGCAGCAGGAGCAAAGCGGCTACTTCTCCGCAACGATTTCCGGCGTGGAGGCCGGCGACCGCTACCTCTACCTGCCGGACCAAGGGCCGGCACGTCCCGATCCGGCCTCGCGCTTCCAGCCGGAGGGGGTGCACGGGGCATCCCAGGTGATCGATCCGTTGCGGTTCGAGTGGCAAGACCGGGAATGGCGCGGGCGGCCCCTGGAAGAGTATGTCATTTACGAACTCCATATCGGTACCTTCAGCCGCGAAGGCAGTTTCACGGCTGCGATCGACTCGCTGGACCGGCTTAAAGATCTCGGTATAACCGCGATAGAGCTGATGCCGGTGGCACAGTTCCCCGGAGAACGCAACTGGGGCTACGACGGCGTCTATCCCTTTGCCCCCCAGAACAGCTACGGCGGACCGGAGGGGCTGAAGCGGCTGATCGATGCCTGCCATGCTAGGGGCATGGCGGTGATACTCGACGTGGTCTACAACCACCTGGGACCGGAAGGGAACTATCTCGGGGAATTCGGATTCTATTTTACCGAGCGGTACCGCACCCCCTGGGGAGATGCCATCAACTTCGACGGCCCCTGGAGCGACCCGGTCCGCTCGTTCTTCATCCAGAACGCCCTGTACTGGATCAACGAGTTCCATGTGGACGCCCTGCGGCTGGACGCCATTCACGGTATCTACGATTTCGGCGCCTGCCATTTCCTGCAGCAGTTGGCCGGAGAGATGCACCGTCATCGGGAAACGCTGGGAAGGGAGATTCATGTAATAGCCGAGAGCGATCTGAACGATGCACGGGTGATCACTCCACCCGATCACGGCGGCTATGGCCTCGATGCGCAATGGAACGACGATTTCCACCACGCCCTCCATGCCCTGCTGACCGGTGAAAAGCGGGGTTACTACTGCGATTTCGGCGGCCTCGGCCAGCTGGCACGGGCATTGAGGGAAGGTTTCGTCTTCAGCGGCCAGCATTCCGCCTATCGCCTCAGACGCCACGGGAATTCGTCCAGGGAGCGCAGCCCTTCCCAGTTCGTTGTCTTCGCTCAGAACCATGACCAGGTCGGCAACCGCATGCAGGGGGACCGCCTGAGTAGCGTTCTTCCCCCTGCCACATTGATGCTGGCAGCGGGCGTCGTGCTGACCTCCCCCTACATCCCATTGATCTTCATGGGGGAGGAATATGGCGAGACAGCCCCTTTTCAGTACTTTGTCAGTCATTCCGATCCGGCGCTGATCGAGGCGGTCCGTACCGGGCGCCGGGCGGAGTTTTCATCGTTCGGAGAGCAGGGCCAGGCGCCGGACCCGCAGGCGGAGGAGACGTTCCTGTGCTCGAAGATCGACCCTTCGCTGCGGCTGCAGGGAACACACCGCCTGGTGTACCGGTTTTACCGGACGTTGCTGGGGCTGCGTTGCCGGATCCCGGCCTGGCGCGCGTTCGACCGCGGTTCGATCCGGGCGAGCTGCGATGAAGGGAAAAGACTGCTGACGCTCGAGAGACATGCAGGGGAAAGCGCCCTGCTCTGTCTGTACAACTTCAGCGACACACCCCGGGAAACGGATGTCGGATTTGCCCCGGGAACGTGGCGCCTGATCCTCGATTCGTCGGCACCGGAATGGGGGGGGGCCGGCCGCCTTGAAAACAGGGCGTTTTTCGGGGCCGACGGGACCGCAATCACGATTACGATCGATGCATTCAGCCTGATGCTGTATTGCAGAAATTACGAGGAGCAGCCATGA
- a CDS encoding malto-oligosyltrehalose synthase: MERDTLPQARIPTATYRVQFNRQFTFASARQIIAYLHELGISDLYASSYVAAHAGSLHGYDIVNQTILNREIGDEETHRQLVEELQRHGMGQILDFVPNHMCIESSENLWWQDVLENGPCSPYAHFFDIDWHPVKKELTNKVLLPFLADQYGKILEKGELRLAFEQGAFWIVNSHMKVPVEPGSYRQILTFRLKELQQSLEADFPPLLELLSIITTLHHLPPTTEQDPDKRAERYREKELVKKHLHGLCGSCPEIAFFIDRNIRIFNGTKGDPRSFDLLDSLLREQVYRLSYWRVATEEINYRRFFDINGLAAIKMEDPAVFKETHPLLFRLIREGSITGVRIDHVDGLYDPLAYLRSLQEQSFIQARLAETTGSPLPDAHERHTDEYQAILERDPGYKPFYLVCEKILMKGEQLPEDWPVFGTTGYDFLNYLNGIFVDTESARAFDRIYSRFTGENAEFPEVVYDKKKLVMQVALAGEINMLGDQLNSISEQHRLTRDFTQNSLTRAISEVAAFFPVYRSYVNSWTIREKDLQYIETAVGRAKRRNQAISASTFDFLRSVLLLKFPEYALETDKLNWLSFAMKFQQVSGPVMAKGMEDTAFYVYNRLTSLNDVGGMPGRFGLPLEAFHGHNMEKVKSFPHSMVATATHDTKRGEDLRARINALSELPGRWQKSVTAWSRLNKKKRKVLDNQSVPDRNEEYLLYQTLVGAWPAVEMDRQAYQLFLARVREYMLKAVREAKVNTSWVSTNTAYEEALLSFVDAILEDSPDSTFLKDFTRFRKQIAHYGHFTSLSQVLLKIVSPGVPDFYQGSELWDLSLVDPDNRRPVDYDEQRRILTGLKNREREIGPRDLIRELLQSWQDGRIKLYVIYRCLNYRRDNREMFDRGDYQPLEAHGARARHVCAFSRNVNGRSIIAAAPRLFATLVPEVGTLPLGESVWLDTELDLGTTGACYRNVITDETVETDAAGRLPLARLFACAPLALLERIRDRGLGTGKIKRSRLLSPLQFRHRRET, from the coding sequence ATGGAGCGGGATACGCTGCCGCAGGCGAGAATACCGACAGCAACCTACCGGGTTCAATTCAACCGGCAGTTCACCTTTGCATCGGCCCGGCAGATCATTGCCTATCTTCACGAACTCGGCATCAGCGACCTGTACGCCTCATCCTACGTGGCTGCCCATGCCGGCAGTCTCCATGGTTACGACATCGTCAATCAGACGATTCTCAACAGGGAGATCGGCGACGAGGAAACGCACCGGCAGTTGGTGGAAGAGTTGCAGCGCCATGGGATGGGACAGATCCTCGACTTCGTACCCAACCACATGTGTATAGAAAGCAGCGAAAACCTGTGGTGGCAGGATGTACTCGAAAACGGCCCCTGCTCGCCCTATGCACACTTTTTCGACATCGACTGGCATCCGGTCAAAAAGGAGCTCACCAACAAGGTGCTGCTCCCGTTTCTGGCAGACCAGTACGGCAAGATCCTCGAAAAGGGGGAACTCCGCCTGGCATTCGAACAGGGTGCCTTCTGGATAGTGAATTCGCATATGAAAGTTCCGGTCGAACCGGGAAGTTACCGGCAGATCCTGACGTTCCGGCTGAAGGAGCTGCAGCAGTCGTTGGAGGCCGACTTCCCTCCCCTGCTGGAATTGCTGAGCATCATCACCACACTGCATCATCTCCCCCCCACCACGGAGCAGGATCCGGACAAACGTGCAGAGCGCTATCGCGAGAAGGAACTCGTCAAGAAGCACCTCCACGGGCTGTGCGGGTCATGCCCGGAAATAGCCTTTTTCATAGACAGGAACATCCGCATCTTCAATGGCACCAAGGGTGATCCGCGCAGTTTCGACCTGCTGGACAGCCTGCTCCGCGAGCAGGTCTACCGGCTATCCTACTGGAGAGTCGCAACCGAGGAGATCAATTACCGCAGATTTTTCGATATCAACGGGCTGGCGGCCATCAAGATGGAGGATCCGGCTGTTTTCAAGGAAACCCACCCGCTCCTGTTCCGCCTGATCCGCGAAGGAAGTATCACCGGCGTGCGGATCGATCACGTCGATGGCCTCTACGACCCCCTGGCGTACCTGCGCAGCCTGCAGGAGCAGAGTTTCATCCAGGCGCGGCTGGCCGAAACCACCGGCTCTCCGCTGCCGGACGCGCATGAAAGGCATACCGACGAATACCAGGCGATCCTGGAGCGGGATCCCGGCTACAAGCCCTTTTATCTGGTGTGCGAAAAGATACTGATGAAAGGGGAACAGCTCCCCGAGGACTGGCCGGTATTCGGCACCACCGGATACGATTTCCTCAACTACCTCAACGGCATCTTCGTGGACACGGAGAGCGCCCGGGCATTCGATCGCATCTACAGCCGGTTCACCGGCGAGAATGCCGAATTCCCCGAGGTGGTCTACGACAAGAAGAAACTGGTCATGCAGGTGGCACTGGCAGGTGAGATCAACATGCTCGGCGACCAGCTCAACTCGATTTCTGAGCAGCACCGCCTGACCCGGGATTTCACCCAGAACAGCCTGACCCGCGCCATCAGCGAAGTGGCCGCTTTTTTTCCGGTATATCGTTCCTATGTCAATTCATGGACCATCCGGGAAAAGGACCTCCAGTACATCGAAACGGCGGTAGGAAGGGCGAAGCGGAGAAACCAGGCCATCAGCGCCTCCACCTTCGATTTCCTGCGCTCCGTGCTGCTGCTGAAATTTCCGGAATACGCACTGGAAACGGACAAACTGAACTGGCTTTCGTTTGCGATGAAATTTCAGCAGGTCAGCGGCCCGGTCATGGCAAAGGGAATGGAGGATACCGCATTTTACGTGTACAACCGGCTGACCTCCCTGAACGACGTGGGGGGCATGCCGGGACGGTTCGGCCTGCCCCTGGAGGCATTTCACGGGCACAACATGGAAAAGGTCAAATCTTTCCCGCACAGCATGGTCGCCACCGCTACCCACGATACCAAGCGAGGGGAAGACCTGCGTGCCCGGATCAATGCCCTGTCCGAACTGCCGGGCCGCTGGCAGAAGTCGGTAACTGCCTGGAGCCGCCTGAACAAGAAGAAACGCAAGGTGCTCGACAACCAAAGCGTGCCGGATCGCAACGAAGAGTACCTGCTCTATCAAACCCTGGTCGGAGCATGGCCGGCAGTGGAAATGGACCGGCAGGCCTATCAGCTCTTCCTGGCCAGGGTCAGGGAATATATGCTCAAGGCGGTACGGGAGGCCAAGGTCAACACCAGCTGGGTCAGCACCAACACCGCGTATGAGGAGGCGCTGCTTTCCTTTGTGGACGCGATTCTGGAGGACAGTCCCGACAGCACTTTTTTAAAGGATTTTACCCGCTTCAGGAAGCAGATCGCCCACTATGGGCATTTCACTTCACTCTCCCAGGTCCTGCTCAAAATCGTCTCGCCCGGAGTCCCTGATTTCTACCAGGGCAGCGAACTGTGGGATCTCAGCCTGGTGGATCCCGACAACCGCAGGCCGGTGGACTATGACGAACAGCGCCGGATCCTGACCGGACTGAAAAATCGGGAAAGGGAGATCGGCCCGCGGGACCTGATCCGGGAACTGCTGCAATCGTGGCAGGACGGGCGCATAAAACTGTATGTGATCTATCGGTGCCTGAATTATCGCAGGGACAACCGGGAAATGTTCGACCGGGGGGATTATCAGCCCCTGGAGGCCCATGGCGCGCGCGCCAGGCATGTCTGCGCCTTCTCCCGAAACGTGAACGGCAGATCGATAATCGCAGCAGCCCCCCGACTGTTTGCGACGCTGGTCCCCGAAGTGGGAACGCTGCCGCTGGGAGAATCGGTCTGGCTCGATACCGAGCTGGATCTCGGCACAACCGGAGCATGCTATCGCAACGTCATAACCGATGAAACGGTGGAGACCGATGCGGCCGGGCGCCTTCCACTGGCGCGGCTGTTCGCCTGCGCACCGCTGGCGCTGCTTGAGAGAATCAGGGACCGGGGACTGGGGACCGGTAAAATCAAGCGTTCGAGGTTACTCTCACCCTTACAATTCCGGCACCGGAGAGAGACATGA
- a CDS encoding DUF3536 domain-containing protein: MKPETERFVCIHGHFYQPPRENPWLESVEIQDSAAPYHDWNERITAECYAPNSASRILDGDQRIVDIVSNYAKISFNLGPTLLSWMEAASPQVYQAILNADQQSIDMHSGHGAAIAQVYNHIILPLANAADKRTQIIWGIRDFEYRFKRRPEGMWLAETAVDLETLDLLTEQGIAFTILAPHQAARFRKIGDEAWNETEGAAIDPSRAYQCRLPSGRTISLFFYDGPISRAVAFDRLLENGDSFSERLLAGFSDEREWPQLLHIATDGETYGHHQKFGDMALAAALKRIESGGLARLTNYGEYLELCPPTHEAEIWENSSWSCVHGIERWKSDCGCNSGGYPQWNQQWRAPLRAALDWLRDRLATEFSHSGAQLLKDPWLARDEYIEVILNRGIEQARQFVSRHAARPLDLRETNAALMLLEMQRHAMLMYTSCGWFFDELSGPETVQVIQYASRALQLAAGLAEFEQGLEKSFLERLAHAHSNIAAIGNGAVIYDRFVLPARVDLTKVGTHYAFSSLFKEYHESSRIFCYTVATDDYTKLSSDEATLALGRVTIGSDITGETDYLTFCVMRLGSHDFKGCISRGSDTAAYTTMRDEILSAFERGLYSHIIGLMDTHFGTHNYSLANLFRDEQRKILSAIINSTIEEFAEIFQRMYEHSRPLIEFVHESGMPVPKLFMAAAQPALNAVIKRVLIQEDVDSDTIERTIDQIGKWQVRIESPESEYFMRLHMEELMHALETNPSDLHLLGRIRKLTELIRALPNQIVLWQIQNDYYRLSKTFYPGQLRACAASEEAAAWVEAFRALGEMLHFNLAALLPEIGELR; encoded by the coding sequence ATGAAACCGGAGACCGAGCGTTTTGTCTGCATTCACGGGCACTTCTACCAGCCGCCGCGCGAAAATCCGTGGCTGGAGTCAGTGGAGATCCAGGATTCTGCCGCGCCCTATCACGATTGGAACGAGCGCATCACCGCCGAGTGTTATGCCCCCAATTCCGCCTCGCGCATCCTGGACGGCGACCAGCGCATCGTGGACATCGTCAGCAATTACGCAAAGATCAGCTTCAACCTTGGCCCGACCCTGCTCTCATGGATGGAAGCGGCCTCTCCCCAGGTCTACCAGGCCATCCTGAATGCGGACCAGCAGAGCATCGACATGCACTCCGGGCATGGCGCGGCCATTGCCCAGGTTTACAACCACATCATCTTGCCGCTGGCCAACGCTGCGGACAAGAGAACCCAGATCATCTGGGGCATCCGGGATTTCGAATACCGCTTCAAACGCCGCCCCGAAGGGATGTGGCTGGCGGAAACCGCCGTGGACCTGGAGACACTCGACCTGCTGACAGAGCAGGGCATCGCCTTCACCATCCTCGCCCCCCACCAGGCGGCACGTTTCAGAAAAATCGGCGACGAGGCCTGGAACGAGACCGAGGGTGCCGCCATCGATCCCAGCCGGGCTTACCAGTGCCGGCTCCCTTCCGGCCGGACCATCTCCCTTTTCTTTTACGATGGACCGATCTCCCGGGCAGTCGCCTTTGACAGGCTTCTGGAGAACGGAGACAGCTTTTCGGAGCGGCTGCTGGCGGGGTTCTCCGATGAGCGCGAGTGGCCGCAGCTGCTCCATATCGCCACTGACGGCGAAACGTACGGCCATCATCAGAAATTCGGGGACATGGCATTGGCTGCGGCTTTGAAGAGGATCGAGTCCGGCGGTTTGGCACGGCTTACCAATTACGGTGAATATCTCGAATTGTGCCCTCCCACCCATGAGGCGGAGATCTGGGAAAATTCCTCCTGGAGTTGCGTCCACGGGATCGAGCGTTGGAAGAGCGACTGCGGCTGCAATTCGGGAGGCTATCCCCAATGGAACCAGCAGTGGCGCGCCCCTTTGCGCGCGGCCCTGGACTGGCTGCGGGACCGGCTCGCCACTGAATTCAGCCACAGCGGGGCCCAGCTCCTGAAGGACCCCTGGCTGGCACGGGACGAGTATATCGAGGTTATCCTGAACAGAGGGATCGAGCAGGCCAGGCAGTTCGTATCGCGGCATGCCGCCCGGCCGCTCGATCTGCGGGAAACGAATGCGGCCCTGATGCTGCTGGAAATGCAGCGCCATGCCATGCTGATGTATACCAGTTGCGGCTGGTTTTTCGACGAGCTCTCGGGGCCGGAAACCGTTCAGGTGATTCAATATGCCAGCAGGGCGCTGCAACTGGCAGCGGGCCTCGCCGAGTTCGAACAGGGGCTCGAAAAATCATTCCTGGAAAGGTTGGCACACGCGCACAGCAACATCGCCGCCATCGGCAACGGTGCCGTCATCTACGATCGTTTCGTGCTGCCGGCGCGGGTGGACCTGACCAAGGTCGGCACTCATTACGCCTTCAGTTCGCTGTTCAAGGAATACCATGAATCAAGCAGGATTTTCTGTTACACGGTCGCCACTGACGACTACACCAAGCTTTCGTCGGATGAGGCGACCCTGGCCCTGGGACGCGTGACGATCGGTTCGGACATCACCGGTGAAACCGATTACCTGACCTTCTGCGTGATGCGTCTCGGCAGCCACGATTTCAAGGGCTGCATCTCACGGGGAAGCGACACGGCTGCCTATACCACAATGCGGGATGAAATCCTGTCCGCCTTTGAGCGCGGCCTCTACTCTCATATTATCGGGCTGATGGATACCCACTTCGGGACGCACAACTACTCGCTGGCAAACCTGTTCCGGGACGAGCAGCGCAAGATTCTGAGCGCCATTATCAACAGCACCATCGAGGAATTCGCCGAGATATTCCAGCGGATGTACGAACATAGCCGACCGCTGATCGAGTTCGTACACGAAAGCGGCATGCCGGTACCGAAGCTGTTCATGGCGGCGGCGCAGCCCGCTCTGAACGCCGTGATAAAAAGGGTGCTGATCCAGGAGGATGTCGATTCCGACACGATCGAGAGAACCATCGACCAGATCGGCAAATGGCAGGTACGAATCGAATCACCCGAGTCGGAGTATTTCATGCGACTGCACATGGAGGAGCTCATGCATGCTCTGGAGACGAACCCTTCGGATCTGCACCTGCTGGGACGTATCCGGAAGCTGACGGAGCTGATCAGGGCGCTTCCCAACCAGATCGTACTATGGCAGATCCAGAACGATTATTACCGGCTTTCGAAAACATTCTATCCCGGACAGCTCAGGGCCTGTGCCGCCAGCGAAGAGGCCGCGGCCTGGGTGGAAGCCTTCAGGGCCCTGGGCGAAATGCTGCATTTCAATCTGGCTGCTCTTTTGCCTGAAATCGGCGAACTGAGGTAG
- a CDS encoding acyloxyacyl hydrolase: MGFQVESRDGYFHQYEAFGVYGLPWEWHTDEGWGLLPVANASLGVLHGRERTGVIGMIGTALVFEKSGCGLKPEMGINVNLLDRRHFDDKLFGSILQLGAYVGLSYHLEPGLVLSYHLQHISNGHVFYSQDTPNPGLDMHMFGVSWSF, encoded by the coding sequence ATGGGGTTTCAGGTGGAATCGAGAGACGGTTATTTCCACCAGTACGAAGCCTTCGGAGTCTATGGGCTACCCTGGGAGTGGCACACCGATGAGGGATGGGGACTGCTGCCGGTGGCCAATGCCTCGCTCGGCGTGCTGCACGGCAGGGAGCGTACCGGCGTAATCGGAATGATAGGCACAGCGCTGGTTTTCGAGAAATCCGGGTGCGGTCTCAAGCCGGAGATGGGCATCAATGTAAACCTGCTGGACAGGCGGCATTTTGATGACAAGCTCTTCGGAAGCATTCTGCAGTTGGGCGCCTATGTTGGTTTGTCCTATCATTTAGAACCGGGCCTGGTGCTGAGTTACCATCTGCAGCACATCTCAAATGGGCATGTATTCTACTCACAGGACACCCCCAACCCCGGTCTGGACATGCATATGTTCGGCGTCAGCTGGAGCTTCTGA